The genomic DNA TGCACATCAGCTCGAAGGACGGTCGCTTCTGCCTCGGCTGGTTTCCCAGTGGCCGTCCGGGCACGGATGGTGAGGGGTGGACGATCGCCGTCACCAGTACGGCCGAGGTGCCCGGCTATTGCATGTCGTTCGACACCGAGACACCGGCCGACATGGTCGCCGCAGTGGTGGAGTGCGTGCTGGCGACCTCACGTCGCGTATGACCGCGGCGACTTCTGCCGTCAACGCTCACCGGCCCTGATGTCTCGCTGGCGGCCGGATCCGTATTTCTGCTCCCCGTTTTCCCACCCTGGAGGCTGTTCGTGACGTCCTCGGAGATGACAGTCGGCGGTCTCATTGATCTGCTGTCCGCCCGTGACCGGAGTGCTCCGGTCCGCCTGGCCATGAACCCGTTCTTCCCGATGGCGCACCGCATCGAGCGGGTGTTGGCGTCCGTGGACGAGACCGGTCGGGCCGTCGTCTATCTCGCCGAAGGACGGGACGAGGGCACCCAGCTCGGCCATCTGCCGACCGATGTCGCTGTCGCCCTGACGTGGCAGGGCCCCGTCCAGGCGCCCCCGCGCCGCACCCGCCGTTGCGCCGGCGGCAACTGAATCCACACCGAGCCATTGGAGGCGCCCCTGTACCCCGAATTTCCGACCGACTCCTCCGCCGCCGGTGGCGGCCCGCCCGCATTCTGGGTCGGCCCTCGGCACCTTGCCGGTGACGACGGGCGCCTCTACGACGTCGTCGCCGACACGCTGTCCGGCCTGGGCTGGACGAGCCTGACCGTTGTCCGCGGACGGCACGAGCCGGATGAGGCACCGGAGGACCGCCAGGTCGTGCGCAGCACCGTCCTACATATCAGCCCCGATGCCCTTCGCTGGGCCCAATGGGCGCTGCCGGACGAGCCGTTCCTCCTGGGAGAACTGCCGGTCGCCTGGCAGATCTCCGCCCGAGCCGAGTCGAGCAGCCCGCTCGCCCAGTGGTCGGCCTACTTCACCCGCGACGTTCCCGGCGAGGCGGTGGTCGACTTCCTTGTCGCGCTGGACGCGAGCGAACAGCCGACCGAGCCGCTCACCGGACCCGAGCTGGTCCTTGACGCTGTTGCCGCTCATGGATGGTTCCGCGACCTCGACCAGCCGGAAGTGGGAGCGGCGGACCCGACGTTCACCTCGCAGATCAGCCTCGGCGAGGTTCCGCCGCTCATCCAGGACTCCGACCCGCGCGTTCTCGTGGCCGAGTACGACGAGGCGGGACTGGCTGGGTGGCAGGCGTGGGCCGAGCCCTCGCTCGGCGCACCGTGGTTGTGGGCCGCATCGTTCGCCGCAGGGGTCCCGCACGATCTCGTCGCAGCCTTCGCCGCCGCTCTCAGCTCAACCGCACCGGTCCTGCGTCGGGTGCTGCCCGCTGCTACACAGGAGCGGCTGTTGCGGGCCCCGGCCAGTTAGTGGTTGTCCGGCGGATCTCCTGACCGAGGAATGGCCGTGTGGACCGCGGTACATCCTGCTAACGTCTGGGGCATGAAGCGCGCTGCTATGACGACGACGCCGGAGAGTGTCCCGGCGCGCTGACAGACGATCTGATCCGAAGCCCCGGGGCAAGTGCCCCGGGGCTTCGTCGTAGGCCCGGTCACTTGCTCCGCACCCAGCAGGGAGACCGCGATGACCACCGTGCACGATCACCGCAAGCTCGGCCGTGAACTGGGTCTGTTCGACACCGATCCGCTGATCGGCGCCGGCCTGCCGTACTGGCTGCCCGACGGGGCGGCCGTGAGGCACACCCTGGAGGAGTACATCCGTGCCGCCGAGCGGCGGGCGGGCTACCAGCACGTGTACTCGCCGGTCCTCGGCAAGCGGGAGCTGTACGAGATCTCGGGGCACTGGGCGCACTACAGCGACGACATGTTCCCTCCGATGGACCTCGGCGGGGAGCAGGTCGTCCTGCGGCCGAGCCTGTGCCCTCATCACGCGGTGATCTACCGATCCCGTTCCCACAGCTACCGCGAACTGCCTCTGCGGATGGCGGAACTGGGCGGCATGTACCGCTCCGAGCTCTCGGGCGTGCTCGGTGGACTGACCCGGGTGCGGGCCATCCAGCTCAATGACGCACACATCTTCTGCACCCTGGACCAGGTCGCCGAGGAGGCGCAGGCGGCGCTGGAGATGATCCGCCGGGCGTACGAGGCGCTCGGCATCACCCCCACTCGTTACCGGCTCTCCCTCCCGGGCCCCGGCGGCAAGTACGTTGCCGCACCCGAGAAGTGGCAACGCTCGACCGCGCTGCTGACCGATGTCCTCGACCGCTCCGGTCTGCCCTACGAGGCGTCCGAGGGAGAGGCCGCGTTCTACGGTCCCAAGATCGATGTCCAGGTCACCGACGGCGCCGGCCGGGAGTCCACCCTGTCCACCGTCCAGGTCGATTTCCACCAGCCCGAACAGTTCGACCTGCACTACATCGGCGCGGACGGCGCCAAACACCGTCCGGTCATGGTCCACCGCAGCATCATCGGCAGCGTGGAGCGAGCCGTCGCCCATCTCATCGAACAGCACGGCGGCGCTTTCCCCGCCTGGCTCGCCCCCACTCAGCTGGTGATCCTCCCGATCTCCGACACCGAACTGCCGAACGCCGCAGCCCTCGCCCAACGCTGCACCCGTCTCGGGCTGCGTGCCCAGATGGCGGGACCGGACCGCGGCAGCCTGGGCGCCCGAATCCGAGAGGCCCGCCTGGTTCCCTACCAAGCCGTCATCGGCGCCAAGGAGGCCGCTGACGATCACGTCGCCCTGCGCTTGCGAGACGGACGCCGACTCGACCCGCAGCCGGTCAGTGACGCACTCACCCGCATCAGCGCTCTCATCAGGGCGCACAGCACCGAACTCTGGGCCGACCCCGCCTCGTAGCATGCGTCGAGATCAGCGCCTGCTGTCAGGATGACGCCCCGGCACCACCGCCCCGACGTGGGAATGGCGCCCACGGTCCCGTCCGCCTCGCCGGACACCAACGAAGCCCGGCCTCCCCGTACGGGGAGGCCGGGCTTCACGCATGCGCCGGGCATGGCGACTCGACGGCCCCGCAGCCTTCACGGGCTGCGGTATCGACCCGCGCAGGGCGTCGCTCGCGCTGAACGACGCCCCGGCGGGCAATTCCGCCTCAACTCCTTGTCGTGGCCTTGTCGAGAGCCTTGTCGAGGTGGCGGTCGACGAGGGCCGGGGAGCCGGAGACGACCAGCAGCAGGCTGCCCGCGCGGATCGCGGTCTGCTTGACCACGGTGCTCCGTCCTGCGGTGGAGGCCGTCAGGAGCTGGCTCCACTGCTCGTCACCGAGACTGCGGGGCGGGGACAGCTTCTGGGAGGCCATGTTGATAGAGGTGCCACCCGCGACGACCTGATAGGTCGGGCACCCGGTCATGGCCTCGAAAATCCGGCCGATGCCGTCGGACAACGTGTCCTCCCGGCCGCTGTACAGCTCCTCTGAGACCTCCGAGGAGCCGCCGCCATAGGCGAAGGACACCTTCGCCTTGCGCGGGAAGGAGAGGCTGCCGCCGATCGCGGCGTCGCCGCCCAGCTCGGTCAGGGCCGGGCAGCCGATGACGGTGACGTCGTCGTGCTGGGCGGGACGCTCCGGCTTGCGCAGATAGCCGCTGCCGAGATCGCTCTCGTCGAGCAGGCGCGTCTCCAGCGCGGCCGACGAGAGGACGGTTTTGCCGCTGCTGGACTTTCCGGTACGGGGGGACGGTGCTGCGATGGGCTGGCTGTCGACGGAGTCGGTGGAGCAGGCGGGTACGGCGAGGAGGGTGGCGGTGATGCCGAGGATGGTGGTGGCGACGCGAACGTGCATGACGGAACTGACCCCTTGGTGCTAGGTGACGGGTGGTCAGTACGGGCCCGCAGGCCCGGTGGGTTCGTCGAAGTGGTGGTCAGTGCCCGAGGTGGCGCAGGCAGTCCTCAAACGTGGCGTGCGTCGCGTCCGCCGGCCCCGCGTGTCGGTTGTACCACGCGGTGTCGAGGCGCGTCTCCTGCTGCTGGTGACCCGCCCGGCAGCGCAGCCAGATCTCGTCGCGCGTGGAGAGGATGAGCCAGTCCCGGTACTCGCCGCACTCGGTGCAGGCGACCATTTCACCGTCGAGGACGAGGGGCTGCTTCCACGGCATCATCCTGCCGTCGAGCTGGTCGTGGCTCGGCACCCGCAGCTCCGGCGGAAGGAAGTCGTCCACTACGCCGGCCGGCTCGGGCTGCCTCGGCTCCGCCGTCGGCTCGCCGAAGCCCTGCGGGACCTGGTTCTGCATCCGCGCATGCCACTCGGCGACCTGGCGCTCCGCCTCGCTCGATCCCTTGGCCCTGCGGCGTATTCGGTGAAACACCCTGGCGTCCTCCCTTGCCTCGTCCGACTCGCTTCACGATCGTGCCCTATGCCCTCGGCTGGTTCAATTCACAAAGTCCACAGTTACCTTCGGGCAGCTCATGACGGGTTTCCCGCCCTTTCGGCCGGGAAGGCGGGCCGGTCCACCGCCGAGAGCGGGAGTGGCGGGTGGACCATGCTGTGGATCGCGGGCGCGGTGGCGCTGGCCCTGCTCTCCGCGATGCGCTGACGCTGCGCATCAGCGCTCGCAGGAGGTCACCGGGACTTGCCCGGTGTCTCCTTTCCGCTGCGCTGCCTTCCGGGTGAGGAAGGTCGGTTCGCTGGCCTACGTGCTGCGGTCCGGTCGCCTGCTGTGCCCGTCTCGGGCAGGTTGGCGGCGTCGGCGGGAAGGTCTGCCGTTCGCCGCAGCCGCCACACGAGCACATCGCTGACTGAGACCGCGGTGCCGAGTTCCCGGCGCTCGACGGCGTCGGACAGAAGGGCTGCCGGGTCGTGGCCGGCGGCCTCGGCTTCCGCGATGGTCGCGGCCAGGGCGTACCAGCCGGGCTCGGCGAGGATTTGCTCGGCCAGCTCCGGCAGCGCCTCGCGCAGCGCCACCGTCTGCCGCTGGATCACCGGTCGGCTCAGGCGTCGACCGCGCTGGTAAAGCACGCCGAGAGGCTGGGCGGCGGCGGGCCGATAGGCGGCGCGCAGGTGCTCGGCGGCCCGGGCGGCGGCTTCGGCCTGCTGAGCGTGCCCCTTCCGGGCGTGCCAGTGCGCGGCGGCGGTGATGAGGAAGAACAGCATGTCGATTGCCATCGCGGTGCTCGCGCCGTCCTCACCCCGGCCAAGGGCCCGACCGCCGTGGACGAGGTCGCGTGCCGCCTGGCGTAGAGCCCGGTCATGTCCGCGTACGGCGCGCACGTGGGAGCGCGAGGCGCGCTCGAAGGCCGTTGCGGCGTCGCGGAGTTCGCGCCGGGTGTGGGCGGCGGACGTCGTTGCGAGGGCGTCCAGGACCTCGCCGGCGGCGGCGATGTGGGCGGCGACGGTCGGGTCGTCGCCGTGCTCGACGACGAGTACGGCCCGCCATGCGACCGATGCCGTTGCACGTCGGGCGGCGGCTGGAGTGCTGGGCCTCGTACGGACCGTGTCCTCTTGTCGGGGAGCCGGTTCGCTGGACCAGCGCTCCCGGGTGCGGGGCAGCGACAGATCGGGGGCCAGCCGCGCGCCGGGGTAGAACACCGGCTCACCATCCTTGTTCAGGTCGTCGTGCAGGGCGACCTTGTATCCCAGGAGGTCTCCGGAGGGCGCGGCGCGTTTGCGGATCAGGAGGCCAGCGGCGGCGAGCCGTGCGAAGAACTCCTCATCGCTTGTAGCGCCGGTCACCGCGCGCCGCACCGTTTCTCGCAGTGTCTCGCGGGCGGTGCGCTCGCGGCCCTG from Streptomyces sp. NBC_00654 includes the following:
- a CDS encoding DUF317 domain-containing protein: MTVAPAGPGFSTTIEALRLRERQLGRGRPSLVTDQFSADDFHLIVDDRADVHISSKDGRFCLGWFPSGRPGTDGEGWTIAVTSTAEVPGYCMSFDTETPADMVAAVVECVLATSRRV
- a CDS encoding DUF317 domain-containing protein produces the protein MEAPLYPEFPTDSSAAGGGPPAFWVGPRHLAGDDGRLYDVVADTLSGLGWTSLTVVRGRHEPDEAPEDRQVVRSTVLHISPDALRWAQWALPDEPFLLGELPVAWQISARAESSSPLAQWSAYFTRDVPGEAVVDFLVALDASEQPTEPLTGPELVLDAVAAHGWFRDLDQPEVGAADPTFTSQISLGEVPPLIQDSDPRVLVAEYDEAGLAGWQAWAEPSLGAPWLWAASFAAGVPHDLVAAFAAALSSTAPVLRRVLPAATQERLLRAPAS
- the thrS gene encoding threonine--tRNA ligase; amino-acid sequence: MHDHRKLGRELGLFDTDPLIGAGLPYWLPDGAAVRHTLEEYIRAAERRAGYQHVYSPVLGKRELYEISGHWAHYSDDMFPPMDLGGEQVVLRPSLCPHHAVIYRSRSHSYRELPLRMAELGGMYRSELSGVLGGLTRVRAIQLNDAHIFCTLDQVAEEAQAALEMIRRAYEALGITPTRYRLSLPGPGGKYVAAPEKWQRSTALLTDVLDRSGLPYEASEGEAAFYGPKIDVQVTDGAGRESTLSTVQVDFHQPEQFDLHYIGADGAKHRPVMVHRSIIGSVERAVAHLIEQHGGAFPAWLAPTQLVILPISDTELPNAAALAQRCTRLGLRAQMAGPDRGSLGARIREARLVPYQAVIGAKEAADDHVALRLRDGRRLDPQPVSDALTRISALIRAHSTELWADPAS
- a CDS encoding relaxase/mobilization nuclease domain-containing protein, whose product is MIPQIHKQGSHTPGLLYYLYGKGTHEEHIDPHLVASFDGMSPDPGRDATVTKKDLAQLLDQPLHLLAADQRPDKHVWHCSVRAAPDDPILGDEQWADIARRIVAATGIDPNDGAGCRWAAVRHADDHIHIVATLVREDGRRPDHHRSGKRAQAEARLIEKELGLHQVAPGDGTAARRPTSAERHKAQRQGRERTARETLRETVRRAVTGATSDEEFFARLAAAGLLIRKRAAPSGDLLGYKVALHDDLNKDGEPVFYPGARLAPDLSLPRTRERWSSEPAPRQEDTVRTRPSTPAAARRATASVAWRAVLVVEHGDDPTVAAHIAAAGEVLDALATTSAAHTRRELRDAATAFERASRSHVRAVRGHDRALRQAARDLVHGGRALGRGEDGASTAMAIDMLFFLITAAAHWHARKGHAQQAEAAARAAEHLRAAYRPAAAQPLGVLYQRGRRLSRPVIQRQTVALREALPELAEQILAEPGWYALAATIAEAEAAGHDPAALLSDAVERRELGTAVSVSDVLVWRLRRTADLPADAANLPETGTAGDRTAARRPANRPSSPGRQRSGKETPGKSR